A window from Equus caballus isolate H_3958 breed thoroughbred chromosome 8, TB-T2T, whole genome shotgun sequence encodes these proteins:
- the LOC100054057 gene encoding cationic amino acid transporter 4 isoform X2 — protein MAWGIPSTASLARFCQKLNRLKTLEEPTMETSLRRNLTTLDLTLQGVGGMVGLGLYILTGTVAKWMAGPGVLVSFSVAAVASLLTALCYAEFVVHVPCRGSSYLFTYVFTGELWAFLVGWIVLIQCLIGGAAMARVWSSYLDVIFSHRIRSFTEAHVGIWQVPFLAQYPDFLAAAIILLFLAFVSCGGRVSSWVNNIFSTISLVVILFIIILGFVLARPHNWSAEEGGFAPFGFSGIMTGAATCFYAFAGFGDIAASSVEVRNPKRTVPMALAISVGVVAGAYILVSTVLTLLVPWHSLDPDSALADAFLQQGHSWAAFIVVAGAICAVITLLLNILLFLPRMVCAMSADGLFFQVFAPKHPRNQVPVVSTLVFGFLMAFLALLLDLQALVRFLSIGIMLELTVLTTSIIALRFRESPPSSSQSSGSPVGTEQASAPEPGQLRPALRPYLRFLSGCRPGAAVAWALGVLVASAVTLDCVLVFGDTALHLPPGGYTLLLLLSSATFLLSLLILGAHQQQRRQDTFQVPMVPLTPALSILLNIFLMLHLSYVAWLGLSIWLLIGLVVYFGYGIRHSKENQQERPRLMATHSNLEEMVPALQPSSQALAQEPGRREEPTSP, from the exons ATGGCCTGGGGAATACCCAGCACCGCCAGCCTGGCGCGCTTCTGCCAGAAACTGAACCGGCTGAAGACACTGGAGGAGCCCACGATGGAGACATCACTGAGGCGCAATCTGACTACACTGGACCTGACCCTGCAAGGTGTGGGTGGTATGGTTGGCTTAGGCCTCTATATCCTCACAGGCACTGTGGCCAAGTGGATGGCCGGCCCTGGAGTGCTTGTGTCCTTCAGCGTGGCTGCCGTGGCCTCCCTGCTCACAGCCCTATGCTATGCAGAATTTGTAGTGCATGTGCCCTGCAGGGGCTCTTCCTACCTGTTCACCTATGTGTTCACGGGCGAGCTGTGGGCCTTCCTCGTTGGCTGGATCGTGCTCATCCAGTGTCTCATTGGTGGAGCTGCCATGGCCCGCGTCTGGAGCAGCTACCTGGACGTCATCTTTAGCCACCGCATCCGCAGCTTCACCGAGGCCCATGTGGGCATCTGGCAGGTGCCCTTTCTGGCCCAGTACCCAGACTTCTTGGCTGCTGCCATCATACTTTTGTTCTTGGCTTTCGTCTCCTGTGGAGGTCGTGTCTCTTCCTGGGTCAACAACATCTTCTCCACCATCAGTCTGGTCGTCATCCTCTTCATCATCATCCTGGGGTTTGTCCTGGCCCGCCCACACAACTGGAGTGCTGAGGAGGGCGGCTTTGCACCCTTCGGCTTCTCCGGCATCATGACTGGCGCCGCCACCTGCTTCTACGCCTTTGCAGGCTTTGGTGACATTGCTGCCTCCAGTGTTGAGGTCCGGAACCCAAAGCGAACAGTGCCTATGGCCCTTGCCATCTCAGTTGGTGTAGTGGCTGGCGCCTACATCCTCGTCTCCACAGTCCTCACCCTCTTGGTGCCCTGGCACAGCCTGGACCCTGACTCAGCACTCGCTGATGCCTTCCTCCAGCAGGGCCATAGCTGGGCAGCCTTCATCGTGGTGGCTGGTGCAATCTGTG CCGTAATCACTCTCCTGCTCAACATCCTCCTGTTCCTGCCACGTATGGTCTGTGCCATGTCTGCCGATGGGCTCTTCTTCCAGGTATTTGCCCCCAAGCACCCCCGGAATCAAGTGCCTGTGGTGAGCACCCTGGTGTTTGGGTTCCTCATGGCTTTCCTGGCACTGCTGCTAGACCTCCAGGCACTAGTCCGGTTCCTGTCCATCGGAATAATGCTGGAACTCACTGTCCTGACCACCAGCATTATTGCTCTACGCTTCCGAGAGTCCCCTCCATCCAGTTCTCAGAGCTCAGGCAGCCCTgtgggcacagagcaggcctCAGCCCCTGAGCCCGGGCAGCTGCGACCAGCCCTGAGGCCCTACCTCCGCTTCCTGAGTGGGTGCAGGCCTGGAGCCGCCGTGGCTTGGGCCCTCGGTGTCCTGGTGGCTTCAGCCGTCACTCTGGACTGCGTGCTGGTCTTCGGGGACACGGCCCTGCACCTCCCGCCCGGGGGCTAcaccctgctgctcctgctcagcTCCGCCACGTTTCTGCTCAGTCTCCTCATCCTGGGGGCCCACCAGCAACAGCGCCGGCAGGACACCTTTCAG GTTCCCATGGTGCCCCTGACTCCAGCCCTGAGCATCCTCCTCAACATCTTCCTCATGCTGCACCTGAGCTACGTGGCCTGGCTGGGCTTGTCCATCTGGTTATTGATCG GACTTGTGGTGTATTTTGGCTATGGCATCAGGCACAGCAAGGAGAACCAGCAGGAGCGGCCCAGGTTGATGGCCACACACAGCAACCTGGAGGAGATGGTACCAGCCCTGCAGCCCTCCAGCCAGGCACTGGCCCAAGAGCCTGGTCGCAGGGAGGAGCCAACCAGTCCATGA